Genomic window (Rhododendron vialii isolate Sample 1 chromosome 4a, ASM3025357v1):
agaagaatgtGCGGTTTAGATTGACAATCAATAATTcagatttgttgaatttttttatcggtaaaagTCTTTTATTATCGGTAAAAGATGGAAAACAAATCTAGACCATTAAAGACACTATCAAAAGTTGCAATCACTCGGAATGCACAACTGCAGTCCAggttagattgtaaacaagccAGATTCTTTTGTTCCCTTGAGAATTTCTACTCATGTAATTAAGTGAAATTATCCTTTTGCCCctcctaaaaaaataaaaagagaatttCTACTCATACAATTTTTCAATGATCCGGacattttctctttcaaaataAGAACATCCTTGTGCCTCTGCTTCTGAGTTTcgtatattttttgtttttggattaaTGGCAATAGAAATgttgtttccactaaaaatattatttagtccatttagttAGAGGAAATGACCGgtttgaaaagtgaaaaaccAAGTGCAAATTAAAGTCCATTTAATTAGGATAGTTCcattgataagaaaaaaaaaagtacagtaATCAAGAAAGGAATACAAACCAAATACGCACCCCAATCCATTATGGGCTACAACTGACAAGTGTTGGagctttggtgtgtttttgtaaaACACATTGTGCATgttttctctagtcccacattgctaaATCACAAAACTTCTAGCCACTTTAAATGACGTTGCACACAAATGAGTTTGTGAATAAGGACTAAAAGAGAGGTCTCGTGCGCTCAGGAAAATGGGTGGCAATTTGAAAAATTGATTCGAAAActaattaaccgggtgcgcgtcacgagTTATTTGCGCAGGAGGGAGGgttgcaaatccgggatttttTTGCTAAATTTCTGAAACACGTTTTTTGTTACAGAATATTTTCAGTCAATCAAAAATCCTTTTCCAAATGGGAAGTTCTGGCTGATTGACGGATTGAATAAAAACGTGTGATAAATCAAATTCCTTTGATTTGAGCAGATTAAGGAAACCGTTTAAAAACCGTGTGCTAAATTAACGCAATtcgatttgatttgattttttgtttccaaaaatcaaacccagCCATCACCTATAAATACAACATTTCGGAAATGGTTTTAGACACAGAAaaaaatcatctctctctccacgaaAAAATGATTTCTGTTGAGTTCGAGCAATAGGTagaattgtgttttgttttcggTTTTCTTCTGTGAAATAGTGATTTGGCTTGTAAAGGTGAGATCTTCCGGAGAACTATTGAAGTCTTGGTCCCCATCAAGCCTGCTAGGGTTTCGAATATTTCCTTTGCTTACTCTGCCCGCACACGGACACAATCACACAAttatacttttttaattttcggATTTAATATGCTGAGTCCTCATTGTTATTCTATTGAGAGTCCTTTTCTGAGATTCATTCTGTTGAGAGTTGAACGAATATTTCCTTCGCTTACTCTGCCCGCACCCCTAACTCCACACTTGTGACGGGTTCCGTCCGTATTGTTTGGCGAATCTGGTGCAGCTCAGAGCTGAGTAGGCATGGCGTGTGATGGTCCGGCAAGTATGGCTAATAAATGTGAGGCTCGAGTTAGGGGGTTTTTTTATTGTTGCTTTTCTTGTCCTGTTGTCGGCTATTTGGCCTAGTGGTGTTCCGGCTGGTCTCCCAGTTCGGCTTGTACTAGTCTAGTGTTTCTAGGTTCCgtgggtgttggtggtgggtTTATAATTTTAGGTTTAGTGTCGTTTGAATTGTTTGGCTAGAGTCTTCAACTGCGTTAGGGTTTCATTGCGTGTCTGGGTTGTGTCGGCAGTTTGGTTGTGCGATTGGGTTGTAGTTGGAGGTTTAATTCGGTGTTCGTCTAGATTTCATATGTACTTTCTCGGGGTTGAGCTGGGGCCAATTCGGGTTTCTTTACTACCTAGACCTAGATTGGTTCTTAATCTAGGCATTTCGTCGGTTTTGCTTTTGCAAGGGGTGCCTGTGTCAAAGTCTTGGTAGTTTTCGTCGGTCTTGCTTCAGgctcacattttttttccagagGTAGCAAATGTGCGGGATTGGTTGGGTTTGGACGGGTTGATCATACGGTTCATGGGTAGTTTTCGTCGGTCTTGCTTGAGGCTCACACTTTTTTTCCAGAGGTAACAAATGTGCGGGATTGGTTGGGTTTGGACGGGTTGATCATACGGTTCATGGGTTAGATGTGGGTCATGAATGATCGGGTTGATAAACGGGATGGCGTGGAGTAACCCAATTAGAACCATTCTCATACATGGGCGTTGTAATTGAGCGGTCATGAGCGGGTGAATAGGTTTGGGTTAAGATTGCATAATACAACATGCATACTCATCGCATGTGTTGGGGCATCTAGTTGTTGTGTTGAGAGTCAACACCTCAGTCTCCATAGATCTAGAATCCTCTACATCTAGGAGGGTGCACCAATCACCTATTAGGAAGAGTAGTATGTTTTGATACAGGTTCCAACATTAACCAATTCTTTCCAATGTCGTGTATACTTTGCTGcttttggattattttgttgTAGTATGTAGGTGCGGTCAGATTTGTCAATCTTTGACTCAAGAAGACCGTTTGACTCGCTAATTGGCCGTGGGCACATGGCAACAGGGTCTGCGCGACAATTAGACTTTGGTCAAATCTTGACCTAATGAAGAAGGTTGACCATCCAATTACGAAAGCACATGTTTACAAAGCTTGGAGAAGCATCCGCGGAAGATGTCCACGAAAGAACAGCCTCCATGGGACAAAATCTTAAGCTCGCGGAAATCCGCCAGAGCTCGCGGAAGGAAGATGCGCCCCCTTATCAGGGCGGCCTGCGCAGTGGAAGACCGTGGATAAAGTTCCGCGAATCGCTGCGATTCCAGAATTATAAGAGAGAGACTTAGTTAAATAATGTTCGGAGTTCCATTCGAGCCATAAGGCAAGGTCTGGAAAAGGCTCTGCGACAAGAGAACGATCGCCGGGGGTCGCGACCTTGCTCCAGTGAGAATGCGAGAGATTCTTGTGGCTCAGTGGCCGAAGAAGGAGGTTGCGTTGCAGGGATCAGGCTCTCTCGTGGGATCAGGtcattatgaattttttattccACTTCTTTTAGAAAATCCCCCAGTTAGGTAGCTCCTTACATCAGACAAAAAAGGACGTTACATCAGACATTTGCAATGATAGGGTAGGTTTCGTTTCCATGAGAATTTCTATATagaccatgtttgttttgggattttggataatgagtggagaaatagagaaatgagagtaataattgagaaaaaatttattggagactgTACACAAAAAGAGaattccaaatccaaatcccaaaacgaacatgaatttttaaaatgatatggtcattttcaaattcaaaataagaACATCCGTTTGCTTCTGAGTTTCGtgctatatttttttgtctttccaaCTAACGGCAAAACCTGTACCTAGGGTTCTTGTAGTGTGGTAAATGCACTGCAAATTTGTAGTCCTCCCTGACATGGCTTTTCGAGATATATTCATCACGATCCAAACCGATCATTTTAGAGTTATGGAGGAGTCCTATGATTgctttaaaaattaaataaatcaaaCATTTATAAAAGCATGATCGAGTGAGATTTGTCATGTAGTTCATTCTCTAAATCCTGCTAACCATTCATTTTCCATAAACATATGTTATCTGACCATGTGACAACCAATTAATTTTCAATTGACTTGAGTTTTCACGAAATGAAAGGTTTCAAAAAACTCTATAAAATAAATGACTCAAGATCATTTCCCCAAAGTCACTTTTGGAGTGCCCTGCACACCCGTAGAGCGTTGCCATACCACATGAACTCCAAGCCTAGTAACAACTATTGAGAGTTGACTAAAACAGTAAAACTCCATGCAAGAAGCATACCCGCTGCACAGCACTGTGTTGTGCGGCATTCGAGCCATCCGTTCGGATATTCTATGATCCAAATTTCGACTtgataatgaatttttaaattGTCAAATGAATGACTCGGATGCCGCACAGTACTATGCGGTGGATTCACAGCACCATCCCCAGTTCCAATACTATATAATACCCCTAATGGACGGGCTTTTGCTACAAAATTCACAAGTAACAAGGGACCACCCTTTCAGCAAAGAACACTCAGATGGCCGAATTCCCGTCAACCGAAACTCCATCGGGCTACAACCGATTACAAGAGCTAAAAGCCTTCGACGACACAAAATCCGGCGTCAAAGGCCTAGTTGACGCCGGCATCCAAAGCATCCCCAAAATATTCGTCCGACCCCCCGACGAACTCGCCGCCGACTACCCGATTTCTGGCACCCACTTCGCAATCCCAATCGTAGACCTCGGGCCGTCCAGGGGCCCCGCAACCGTCGACAAAGTCAGGCACGCGTCGGAGACTTTCGGTTTCTTCCAGGTGGTGAACCACGGGGTGCCCGAGAGGGTGTTGGAGGAGATGTTGACGGCGGCGCGAGGGTTCcatgagatggagagagaggcGAAGATGGAGCATTACACGCGTGTGGAGAGGAGAGTGATGTATGGGAGTAACTACGATTTGTATCGGACACGATCTGCCAATTGGAGGGACAGCTTGTTCTGTGTTATGGGTCCAGATCCTTTTGATCCACTTGAGTTGCCTGAGATTTGCAGGTACATATAtaggatctctctctctctctctctctctctctctctctctctctcatatatatatatatatgtatatataggatTAAGATATTGAGAACGGCCAAGCAGAACCCATCAATTAATTTTGTGTCCTATTTGCACGCCTCCCTCAGTGAACGCATGGTTCAAGCCCCACAAGGGACGGTTTGGagttcagggctatggatagcctctgaactCTCTGTGGACTACCACCACTGATGTATACCATATTGGCCACGGGCCACCCCGGTCCTAACCTCCCACCAAAAAAGTTCCAGCTTTGCTTTACCACCTTCCATCAATTCTAATCGCTCACGGGGCCGGGGTGAGAGCTACAATCTGGTGGCTCTTGGGTTTTTCATCTCTTTATCGTTTGAAGCATTTAAGGGTTTCCACACCCTTGCCTTCACTCAACATGGGCGACATCCAGAATAAGGACTCCCCGGTTGAATCCGCAAGTCCTTTTTTTATTCATCCATCTGATCATCCGGGCCTCTTACTAGTCATGAAACGTCTTGACGGTAACAATTATGCAACATGGAGACACTCCATGGTGATTGAGCTCACTGCCAAAAACAAAAGTGGTTTTGTTAACAGTGTGATCAAAGCTCCAGACACAGCCAAGAAACCGGTCGATTATGCCCTATGGGAGCTCTGTGACAAAGTGGTTCTCTCATGGCTTCTCAACTCTGCCGAAGTAGATTTATTGGACGGTGTTGTGTACGCTGAGACGGCAGGGGAAATTTGGGGCGATCTCCATGGTTGTTTCTCACAAGGCAATGCTCGACAAATTTTCAAGATTCAAAAGCCAATACGTTTTGAGGCGGATGctttaatatggtatcagagcacacaATAGATACTGTGATCGAACCTCACCACCTACCTAATGATTAAAATTACACATGTTTAGCCCGCTTATGGAGGAGAGTCTGGCTACACGTAAGGGTGCGTGTTGAggatataaataataaatttgcCCATCTCTCTAAGAATTTAAGCTCTtgttagatgagttggtggttaacaatttaATAGTCCCATGTTTTTACTTCGATAATTTTTTTACCCCAAAACTTCTTGTTGATTTGGTTTCTCGTTTATTCTTGTTATAGCCGAATTTTGTCTAGTTTAGAGCAAGTGCAACAGATCCGGCTACCCCAAAATGGAGCTCTAACCAGTAACAAGCAGGCAGAatttgagaaaatgaaaattgtgCACTGTTCAATAGCATTTTTGGCTAGTAACTGCTGCACTTGTCCTCGATAGGGAAATTGAAGCTAATTAGAGTGCCATTGATCGATCGGACCTTTACTATTCAAGTTTTTGGGCTTGTCGAGTTGATGGTCCCTTCCCTGACAGTTGTCGTTGCATGAGCGGATCACGTTTGTCCTGAAAAATTGAACAGCTAACATGATTTTTAGGATACATTCTAAGATAAATGTGCTCAATTATCATATGTCGACAACCCTATGATGAACTTGATTTCTTTGAATGTGCAACTACCACGATGATCCTAAAAAACCGAAGCAATTCAGATGATAAAGTTGGATCTTGGTGGGCTCAAATATCTCCTCAGAGCAGGCTGCCCTCAGCCCGCTTCCAATTCATCCTTGATTTACATGGAGTTTGGCCTGACCAATCTATGGAACAGAATTGGAGTTCCTCCAGAACTCAAACACAGGCACCAATGCAGAATCTGGGAGAAGTATAAGCTTTAATTGGCTAATTCCTAAACCATATGGCTTTATGGGCTAGGTAAACTGATCCGATTCTGGAAATATTTGAAATTTCGGCTTGATCTGGCAGACGTATATGAAGAAAAGTTCTTATCTTTTTGTTGTAGGAAATATTCAATTTTAAATTGGACAAATATCCTGTTCATAGATTAAACATTGTAGGCTTGATACGCGTTACATTGGCATGCAGAGATATAACAATGGAGTATTCAAAGCAGATGAAGAGATTAGGGACTACTTTATTTGAACTACTATCGGAGGCGCTTGGGCTCAAACCCAACCACCTAACTGGCTTAGATTGTTTGAAGGGGCATTTAATCATAAGTCACTATTACCCTGCTTGCCCGGAGCCGGAACTGACCCTGGGCACGTCCAAACACTCCGATCCTGATTTCCTGACGATCCTACTTCAAGATGGTATCGGGGGACTCCAAGTACTGCATCAAAACCAGTGGGTCAATGTACCTCCTGTTCCTGGAGCTTTGGTTGTAAACATTGGAGATCTCTTACAGGTAACCCCTTCGTAGttgttctcttttctttctctacGCATCTATGTGTTCCTATCCTCCTTGTGCAGATGTCGTTTATGGTTGCAGTTTGTTCTCATGATGGTTGCTGATCGATTTTTAATGATGCCTAGCACTATTGATGGGTTGTTCGTTCATGTACTTTACAGCTTGTATCGAATGACAAATTTGTAAGTGTTGTGCACCGAGTCTTGGCAAACCACGTGGGCCCAAGACTCTCCGTGGCATGCTTTTTCACCACATACCGTTATCCATCGACAGAGATATGTGGCCCAATCAAGGAATTGTTGTCAGAAGCTAATCCGCCCATATATAGAGATACGACAGTGAGCGACTTCACTGCACACTACAATTCTGAAGGGCTTGATGGAACCTCTGCTCTCGGTTATTTCAAGTTGTGAAGATCACAAAGCAAATAAGAGGTTGTATTAGAGATAATTATGGTTGCAACAATAGGTTGGTGTACGTTGTCTTCAAtggatgttcaaaaaaaaaaatggatgttCATGCTGTTATATAGTTAATGTTAGCTATATGTACGGTATCTGGAATGAtattgttcggctaaataatccGTCTTGGATTATTTTtcgtccttattcaatttttttttgcatttgttagtttttcatcaattttttttggattattgcttcatcatgatgaaaagaatctaaaaagtaaaacattaGGACcggaacttttttttaataaagacaaaaataagttaataagccaattttttcggctttattcaaaaaaatttgaattttgatcgtaattttttattttttagattcctttggTTATGACTCagcaataatttcaaaaaattgacgaaaaactaacaaatgcgaatttattttgaataaggacaaaaaataatctagGATagattatttagccgaacaacccagGGCAGAACACACATTTTCTATCCTGTTCTTCTTTCAAGATGTGAAATATGAATAGTTTTTCATTTGAACTTTAAAAGAATGAATACGTCGTGCTTACTTAATTGAACGACGAAAACTCAAAAACGGATTTAGTTGGGTCAGGCGGTACATATATGTACCGATTATTGGCACGATTTAGCTAGCTTAATTAGCTCTTATTAGTGCCCACATTTTGATTTGTGATATTGTGATCTTTTGTTTACATGCACTTTTCTTGTTTGTTAGGCCGTTTTGGAACTTGTCGAGCCGCTTTTTCACCATCTcttctaaaatcaattggtattGGGGAGGATtacaattaagtcttttatggcttTCGATATCGCATCCGTAAGTCTGTTTTTAAAGCGGTCCCAATGAGTGACATTATGTAACCAAAtctatggggtttttttttggcctaATAGAACTTCATGCAACTTTTTAATTGGTTATATCTCATAATTTgtggagtaatattttttttgtgattttgaaatcttttaatagaactaattgtgatttatcaaataatatccatCTAACATGTAAAATGTATTGCCAATTGAAAAACATAACCAATTTTCTATCTGGTTATTAGATAGAACGAGGGATGAACAAATCGGAACGTAGAGAGTATTTACGGAGATTTTAATTTGTGAAGGCAACATCATCGTTAAATTCTATAGGTAGTGAATTTCCGTTATTACCCTTGGAAACTCTCATTTcggatttcattttttaaaatgaaatggTATCAAAGAGAGTGAAGTCCTCAACTTATGTCCGTTTGACTTTTTGAaatgcaaaattcttttgtgaCAGCAGAACGtgcaaaaatggacaaataataaCGGATGGAAGGAGTAATATTAGAATTGGGTGGGCGACCGACTTATGAACTCTTGGCTACAAATGAATCGAGCTGAGCTTTACATTGTTCAAACTTGGCTCGTTCACTAATTAAACGAGTCAAAAACTCAAGCTCAAGCTTGGCTCAGCGAAGCCCATAATGAGCCGAGCCtaattcatttactaaacgaccAGAAAACACATTGAAGGGAAAAGTTTGAACTAATTAACATCAATGTTTGAACTTACTCATACGAAAGGGAAAAGTTTTCGCGAAAACGCAATACAGGCTATACAGCTCCACGCAGGAACTTTTATTTGTTCACTTCTTGACGATATAGTTTTGTTTGGAGAATGCATCCCCTGAGTTCCTATTACCTTCAAAGCTTGAAATAGTCGAGGCCAGACTTGTCAAGTGCCCTCGAAAAGAACTTTTCAATATAATCACTCACTAGAAAATCCTTGTATACCGAAGGATTTTCATCTGATATCAGCTCTTTGATAGGGCCGTACAACTTTGGAGGCACAAAAACACCAGTGAAAAAGCACGCCACAGAAATTCTTGGTCCAACAAGGTTAGCCACCACTTTGTGATCGACACTCTTGAACTCGTCATTTGACATTATCTGAAATCAGAATAACGAAAAAAGTTGGATTTTATAGTTATTGATTTGCAGCATAGTTAGGAAGTGATATTTACTGGGAACAAACCTGGAGAAGATCCCCAATGTTAACTACCAGAGCCCCGGAAATTGGCTGAACATCAACCCATTGGTTTTTGTACATGACTTGGAGACCTCCAAGTTGGTCTTGCAGCAGTACAGTTAGGAATGCTGGATCTGTGTGCTTGCTAGCTCCCAAAGTTAGCTTTGGTTCCGGGCATGCTGGATAATAGTGGCAAACAAAGGTGCGACCTCTACCACATTTGAGGCCGTTGAAGTGGTCATCTTTGAGGCCAAGAGCCTCTGATAACAACTTGAATAGAGTACGCCCGAGGTTGGTAATATGCTCTATATACTCAAGTGCTGCAGCTCTTCAAATTTAAGAGCAGAAATATGGTCTTAGTTGCATTCTTGTCAGTGTAGATTGGGATAACTCCAGTGAAttttatttcaaacttttagATGTGCAATGAAATAGCCAGGGGAATTGACATCCAAACATCTTCATGGGTGGTGTTCTTTCGCCTTTTGGGATGAGATCAACTACGAGGGTTGAATATGGATAAGCATAGAGGATAAATTCATCACATGGAGAAGAAAGAAACCTTAAAATGGTTTTATTGTATGCCAAATGAAATGTACGAATTTCAACTCTTTCAAGAAGTTTAGAACACATTTGAGGCTTTAGGATACAGTATTCAACCTCAACTCTCTATCGTTAACACAGAATTGATAGAATACTCACCCAATCAAGTATAGTACACTGTGATTGCCAACTCGACGAAGTGAAATTTTCAGCTGCCGTAAAAGAAATTTAGGATAAAAAGTGGGGATTCTACCATTCTTTGTACTAATAGTTACTCTGATTTCAACTGGAGTTGATATGCGACACATTAACGCAGATGGTTTAGGTTTCAGAGGAGATCAGAAAGAATAGTTGTAAAATGGAGAACCTCCGCACCTGAACGCCTCATAAACCAGCAGTCATGTCcatatgattcattttttcCTCTTGATGGCAGACCAATCTACCACAAAATTACTTGATGTGCGAAAGAGTTAAAACTTCACCATAGGCCAGGAATgcgtaaaaaaatttgaaaatggctAAAGGCTTACTGCTCATATCAGCAACAATGGATAATCAAAGTTTAAAGGACTGCGTACCTGCATGCTGTGGGAATTTCATCAGGGTCAAGTTGATCTGAGACAAGCATAGAGATGTTCAAGGTGTCCCTCCAATTCGCGGCTTTTGATTCGTACAAATCATAATTACTCTCAAATCTCACTCTGTTCATCCGATCACGCGTATACAATGATTTCTTTACCTCGGGATCTTGTTCGTGAAACCTGCGTACTCCATCAATCATCTCATTCATCACGTTCAAGGAGATCCCATGGTTGACCACTTGAAAAAATCCCCACTCCTCTGATGCCATCCGGATTTCATCCACTACTTTTTCGCGCCTATCGCACCCCTCAATAGCACTGAGATTTATAACCGGTACCTGTAAATTGTTCTTGTACCTGTCAAACTCCTCAGCAACCTCATCCGGTGGGcgaacaaatatttttgggaCTTTTGCCACCCCAGCATCTATTAGCCCTTTCACTCCGGCTCTTGAATCATCAAAGGCCTTTAGCTCCTCTTCCCTGCTGTAATTCACAGCCGTTTCAGAGGATTCTTCGAAGCCTGAGATGTCCATTTTTTGTTCCATCCAAGAGAAGAATATGGGGATCAATTAGTTGAAGTCCACAAGATTTTTAAAGTCCATTTTCTGTGGTTTAATCACCAGCTTATTATAATATAAAAGAACTTGGCTGTAAGATAAAATATTAATGTAATGTCCAAAAAGTCTATCAAAGCCAACTATAGATGGAATAGTTGTTTAATCAATCCCTTATTGTT
Coding sequences:
- the LOC131324113 gene encoding 1-aminocyclopropane-1-carboxylate oxidase homolog 1-like, with translation MAEFPSTETPSGYNRLQELKAFDDTKSGVKGLVDAGIQSIPKIFVRPPDELAADYPISGTHFAIPIVDLGPSRGPATVDKVRHASETFGFFQVVNHGVPERVLEEMLTAARGFHEMEREAKMEHYTRVERRVMYGSNYDLYRTRSANWRDSLFCVMGPDPFDPLELPEICRDITMEYSKQMKRLGTTLFELLSEALGLKPNHLTGLDCLKGHLIISHYYPACPEPELTLGTSKHSDPDFLTILLQDGIGGLQVLHQNQWVNVPPVPGALVVNIGDLLQLVSNDKFVSVVHRVLANHVGPRLSVACFFTTYRYPSTEICGPIKELLSEANPPIYRDTTVSDFTAHYNSEGLDGTSALGYFKL
- the LOC131324105 gene encoding deacetoxyvindoline 4-hydroxylase-like — protein: MEQKMDISGFEESSETAVNYSREEELKAFDDSRAGVKGLIDAGVAKVPKIFVRPPDEVAEEFDRYKNNLQVPVINLSAIEGCDRREKVVDEIRMASEEWGFFQVVNHGISLNVMNEMIDGVRRFHEQDPEVKKSLYTRDRMNRVRFESNYDLYESKAANWRDTLNISMLVSDQLDPDEIPTACRAAALEYIEHITNLGRTLFKLLSEALGLKDDHFNGLKCGRGRTFVCHYYPACPEPKLTLGASKHTDPAFLTVLLQDQLGGLQVMYKNQWVDVQPISGALVVNIGDLLQIMSNDEFKSVDHKVVANLVGPRISVACFFTGVFVPPKLYGPIKELISDENPSVYKDFLVSDYIEKFFSRALDKSGLDYFKL